The genomic interval CAGTAGAATGAATTTGAAGATGGATTCTGATAAAGCAAAGCTGTTCATCGGTGGAATTTCTCGAGACACCACTGAAGACATTCTCAAAAACCACTTCACCAAGTACGGTGATGTTTTGTATTCCACAGTCTCTTTAGACCGTACCACCCGAATCCCTAGAGGTTTTGGCTTCGTTACTTTCTCCGATATCTCTTCAGCTCATGAAGCCCTTCAAGACACTCACGTTATTCTTGGAAGAACGGTttgtttctctctttctttgtttaatttttaccttatttgtttgatttcacaaaaatatatgaaatttgtttattttgacCTTCATTGTTACTAATTTATGATTTTGGTGTAAATCAAATGCTgtaaattgtgttttgtttatatGTAGGTTTTGTTAtgggtttgtgtttgattgtttcttttgttTCTTGGCTTATGGTTAGTGTTGTTTGCTTGTGTTTTTATAGGTAGAAGTGAAAAAAGCAATACCAAGAGGTGAACAGCAACACCAAAATCAATTACAGAATAGAGGGGgaaataactataataattatGAATGTAGCAATGATCACATTAGGACTAAAAAGATTTTTGTAGGAGGTTTACCTGCTAATATATCTGAGGTGGAGTTTAAGAGATACTTTGAGAGGTTTGGTCGAATAACTGATGTGGTGGTGATGCAGGATAGTGTAACTCACAGGCCGAGGGGGTTTGGGTTCATAACTTTCGATTCTGAAGAGTCTGTGCAAAATGTTATGGTGAAAACTTTTCACGACTTGAATGGTAGTAAGGTTGAGGTTAAGAGGGCTGTTCCGAGGGAGGAAAACGCTGGTTATGAtggttttaataaaataagatataatagTGATAGAGGAGCTGCTGAAACTTTTCCTCATTCTAGTCCTAGCAACATGTTTCCTGGATTTGCTCCTTCTCCATTACCTTGGTATGGTAATGATGGAGTATATGGATATGGATCAACAAATGCGTATGGTTGCTGGTACCCTATGGGTGGTTATGCGGGGAATGTATATGTAGCTCCATCAGATATTTCTAGGAACTTTTGGTATGGGCAAATGGTACCTGCTCCTCAGGTATGTCAGGTGCCTTACTTTAATACGAATGTTGCATATATGGGCAGCAGCGTTGGAATTGTAGGTAGTGCTGCCGGAAGTTGGGGGTACCATTCCATTCCTGTGTCtgcaacaaatttaaaatttgaccaCCCTTTTACTGCCAATGGGTTTGTTCAATATAATTTGCCGTCACCTCATGTGGTAAAGCAGGGTGTTGGTACTTCAATTCATGTAGGAATTAATGGTGGAGTTTCTAGTTGACAGACCAAAAGGGTCTTTCGGCCTTAATTCATGTAGGTAAATACTTACTGACTGTTGCATCTTGTTTATGAAAGGTCAGTATATTCTTTCCTAAATGTTTTTAAGAGCTAACAATTAGGCCTTTCTATGTGTCATAAATATGTAGTTTTGCTACTTGCCTTTTTTATTTATGGATATTTATCCATAGAAGATTCAAGCAtctgtaaaataatttcatgCTAATCCTTTTCTTTAtgcttcttattttttttaattttttacagtTAGTCACAATTTGGTTTGTTTGCAGTAACTTTTTTTCTCCTTGAGCTCTTTGCACCCCTACTGTttgaaatgcattttttttgtttgctgGTCATTTTAGCTAGTTGGAATGCTTATTCCTTGTTTCATAGATTTAGTTAGTATGTGAACATGCGTGCTTGAAAGTGGATAGATTTTAATTCAACTTGTTTTTTTGTCTTCGTATGTTGTTTTTGAAAGTGGATAGCTTGTTCTGAACTTCTGATAGTTCACCATGGGTAAAGTGTGGTGTTAATTTACACATTGtgctttataagaagaatgtaGCAAAGTGCAACACATTTTGTCACACTTTTTCCAAAACGTTCTTTATGTATGAGCACTTATGTATGAGTTATTTTTACAACATAAAGtaagtcaaattatttttatataagttataaccTAATTTTataagtcaatccaaacagACCTA from Cicer arietinum cultivar CDC Frontier isolate Library 1 chromosome 5, Cicar.CDCFrontier_v2.0, whole genome shotgun sequence carries:
- the LOC101494383 gene encoding heterogeneous nuclear ribonucleoprotein 1-like encodes the protein MNLKMDSDKAKLFIGGISRDTTEDILKNHFTKYGDVLYSTVSLDRTTRIPRGFGFVTFSDISSAHEALQDTHVILGRTVEVKKAIPRGEQQHQNQLQNRGGNNYNNYECSNDHIRTKKIFVGGLPANISEVEFKRYFERFGRITDVVVMQDSVTHRPRGFGFITFDSEESVQNVMVKTFHDLNGSKVEVKRAVPREENAGYDGFNKIRYNSDRGAAETFPHSSPSNMFPGFAPSPLPWYGNDGVYGYGSTNAYGCWYPMGGYAGNVYVAPSDISRNFWYGQMVPAPQVCQVPYFNTNVAYMGSSVGIVGSAAGSWGYHSIPVSATNLKFDHPFTANGFVQYNLPSPHVVKQGVGTSIHVGINGGVSS